The Solibacillus sp. FSL W7-1436 genome window below encodes:
- the tnpA gene encoding IS200/IS605 family transposase — MDNKSLAHTTWNCKYHIVFAPKYRRRIIYGKIKADIGKILRQLCERKGVEIIEATACPDHIHMLVSIPPKLSVSAFVGYLKGKSSLMIFDRHANLKYKYGNRKFWCRGYYVDTVGRNRKVIQEYIKNQLQEDLLEDQMTMKEFIDPFTGEELNRRKK, encoded by the coding sequence TTGGATAATAAAAGTTTAGCACATACAACATGGAATTGTAAGTATCACATCGTGTTTGCGCCAAAATACAGAAGAAGAATAATCTATGGGAAAATAAAAGCAGATATCGGTAAAATATTACGTCAACTGTGTGAAAGAAAAGGCGTAGAGATTATTGAAGCTACAGCGTGTCCCGATCATATACATATGTTAGTGAGTATTCCACCAAAGCTTAGTGTATCTGCGTTTGTGGGGTACCTTAAAGGGAAAAGCAGTTTGATGATATTCGATCGACATGCCAATTTGAAGTATAAATATGGCAACCGAAAATTTTGGTGTCGAGGGTATTATGTGGATACGGTAGGTAGAAACAGAAAAGTCATTCAAGAATATATAAAGAATCAATTGCAGGAAGATCTGCTCGAAGATCAGATGACGATGAAAGAATTTATCGACCCATTCACAGGGGAAGAACTAAATCGAAGAAAAAAATAA
- a CDS encoding stalk domain-containing protein has product MKKIAPLALSVLLLGTVTAYADQPTTEGNEEVEKAATFIQHRGNITAVEQRENAKLFTAQLEGNVFNFYVDNKTLVFDEHGNEAELKTGDTISLSIYADQPMILIYPPQYAPPVVIVEKDDTANSVKVAQFDENFLSDDGKLKLNLNEESVIVDSKGEKVAAKDLKNYSAIVFYGPTTKSIPAQTAPEKIIVFPKLDDEMEKPEIAQEIQEIIGEDYKEVDGKIMVPLRTVAEELGYKVVSTGKGAVISKGALSYTITRGEKTYGHNRALKHFDVAPALLEENKTYVEYDFVKGLLK; this is encoded by the coding sequence ATGAAAAAAATTGCACCTTTAGCATTATCTGTACTGCTGCTCGGCACCGTAACGGCTTACGCTGATCAGCCAACAACAGAAGGGAATGAAGAAGTGGAAAAAGCGGCGACATTCATCCAGCACAGAGGGAATATTACTGCAGTCGAACAGAGGGAAAATGCCAAATTATTTACGGCACAACTGGAAGGCAATGTATTCAATTTCTATGTAGATAACAAAACGCTTGTTTTTGATGAGCATGGCAATGAAGCAGAATTGAAAACTGGTGATACGATTTCACTTTCCATTTACGCGGATCAGCCAATGATCTTAATTTATCCGCCGCAATATGCACCACCTGTCGTGATTGTGGAAAAAGATGATACGGCCAACTCAGTAAAGGTCGCGCAGTTTGATGAAAACTTCTTAAGTGACGACGGAAAATTAAAGCTGAATCTAAATGAAGAGTCGGTCATTGTAGATTCTAAAGGCGAAAAAGTGGCTGCTAAGGATTTGAAAAACTACAGCGCAATTGTATTTTACGGACCAACGACAAAGAGCATTCCGGCACAGACAGCACCAGAAAAAATCATCGTATTCCCCAAACTTGATGATGAAATGGAAAAGCCTGAAATTGCCCAAGAAATACAGGAAATAATCGGTGAAGATTACAAAGAAGTCGATGGCAAAATCATGGTGCCATTACGTACTGTCGCAGAAGAACTTGGCTATAAAGTCGTTTCGACAGGAAAGGGCGCGGTCATCTCTAAAGGCGCATTGTCGTACACGATTACACGCGGAGAAAAAACCTATGGCCATAACCGGGCACTGAAACATTTTGACGTTGCACCGGCGTTACTCGAAGAAAACAAAACGTATGTAGAGTATGATTTTGTTAAGGGTTTACTGAAATAA